Proteins encoded in a region of the Marinococcus sp. PL1-022 genome:
- the prfB gene encoding peptide chain release factor 2 (programmed frameshift), with translation MDMAEIRNELENMAKRLADFRGSLDFDAKKERISELEEKMTHPGFWDDQDASKKVIDENNALKNITEGYRVLEEQHENLEVSYELVKEEDDEDLKEELESGTKQLKKDINDFELQMLLSEPYDKNNAILELHPGAGGTESQDWASMLLRMYTRWAEKKNYTVETLDYLPGDEAGLKSVTMMIKGYNAYGFLKAEKGVHRLVRISPFDSSGRRHTSFVSCEVMPEMEDSVEVEVRTEDLRIDTYRASGAGGQHVNTTDSAVRITHLPTNIIVTCQNERSQLKNRDQAMKMLRAKLYQRQIEERQQEMDEIRGEQKEIGWGSQIRSYVFHPYNMVKDHRTNVEMGNTQSVMDGNLDPFIDEYLRASMKV, from the exons ATGGATATGGCAGAAATTCGAAACGAACTTGAAAATATGGCTAAGCGATTAGCGGACTTCAGGGGGTCTCTT GACTTCGATGCCAAGAAGGAGCGCATCAGCGAACTCGAAGAAAAGATGACCCACCCCGGCTTCTGGGATGACCAGGACGCCTCCAAAAAAGTTATTGATGAAAATAATGCGTTAAAGAATATTACTGAAGGCTATCGTGTGCTTGAAGAGCAGCATGAAAATCTCGAGGTTTCCTATGAGCTTGTGAAGGAAGAAGACGATGAAGATTTAAAGGAAGAGCTCGAATCAGGCACGAAGCAGCTGAAAAAAGATATTAACGATTTTGAACTGCAGATGCTTCTCAGCGAGCCGTATGATAAAAACAACGCCATCCTGGAGCTGCACCCCGGCGCCGGCGGCACGGAATCCCAGGACTGGGCGTCGATGCTGCTTCGGATGTACACCCGCTGGGCGGAAAAGAAAAACTATACGGTGGAAACCCTGGATTATCTTCCCGGGGACGAAGCCGGCCTGAAAAGCGTCACCATGATGATAAAGGGCTACAATGCCTACGGCTTTCTGAAAGCGGAAAAAGGGGTGCACCGGCTCGTGCGGATTTCCCCGTTTGACTCCTCCGGGCGCCGGCACACCTCATTTGTCTCCTGCGAAGTTATGCCTGAAATGGAAGATTCCGTGGAGGTAGAAGTGCGGACGGAGGATTTGAGAATCGATACGTACCGTGCGAGCGGTGCCGGCGGTCAGCACGTAAACACGACGGACTCCGCCGTGCGGATCACCCACCTGCCGACAAACATCATCGTTACCTGTCAAAACGAACGGTCCCAGCTGAAAAACCGGGACCAGGCGATGAAAATGCTTCGGGCGAAGCTGTATCAGCGCCAGATTGAAGAGCGTCAGCAGGAAATGGATGAGATCCGCGGAGAACAGAAAGAAATCGGCTGGGGAAGCCAGATCCGTTCCTACGTTTTCCATCCGTACAACATGGTAAAAGACCACCGGACGAATGTGGAGATGGGAAACACGCAGTCAGTGATGGACGGCAATCTTGACCCATTCATCGATGAGTACCTGCGTGCAAGCATGAAAGTATAA
- a CDS encoding YitT family protein has translation MVNRRRKPMSKTALKWVNGFQIFIGTAVVAISYNAFLLPNSIASGGVSGFATLLEASLNVEPAITIGITNVLLFILGLLLLGGLQYGAKTIIGTLFLPFIVYFTRNWDIGIDDPLLGALFGGIGVGFGLGLVFRASASTGGTDLLAQIIHKYAGGTLGTSVFIMDGLIVTGSAFIFGLEFALYALISLFVTGRTIDVVQTGLGYAKVAFVITKHEETVRKSILKEVDRGVTKLEGRGGFTNDARPVLMCVVNRGEVTRLKRVIQLQDPEAFVVVSNASEVLGQGFENQGNSV, from the coding sequence ATGGTAAACCGAAGAAGAAAACCAATGTCAAAAACGGCGCTGAAATGGGTCAACGGGTTCCAGATCTTTATCGGAACGGCTGTGGTGGCTATTTCATATAACGCTTTTTTACTGCCGAACTCGATCGCCTCCGGAGGGGTAAGCGGTTTTGCGACCCTGCTGGAGGCCTCACTGAATGTAGAACCGGCTATAACGATAGGAATCACCAACGTCCTCCTTTTCATCCTCGGTCTCCTGCTTCTTGGAGGTCTCCAATACGGGGCAAAAACGATAATTGGAACGCTGTTTTTGCCGTTTATTGTTTATTTTACGAGGAACTGGGATATCGGTATTGATGATCCGCTGCTTGGCGCGTTGTTTGGTGGAATCGGAGTGGGCTTTGGGCTCGGACTGGTGTTTCGGGCCAGTGCTTCGACTGGAGGCACGGATCTTTTAGCTCAAATCATTCATAAATACGCTGGTGGGACGCTTGGTACATCGGTTTTTATTATGGACGGACTGATTGTTACGGGCTCGGCATTCATCTTTGGCCTGGAATTCGCGCTGTATGCCCTTATTTCGTTATTTGTTACGGGAAGAACCATTGATGTTGTGCAGACCGGCCTGGGCTATGCCAAGGTGGCGTTTGTGATTACAAAGCATGAAGAAACGGTGCGTAAATCTATTTTAAAAGAAGTGGACCGAGGGGTAACCAAACTCGAAGGACGCGGAGGCTTTACCAATGATGCGCGTCCAGTGCTGATGTGCGTTGTCAACCGTGGTGAAGTTACCCGGCTGAAGCGTGTGATCCAGCTGCAGGATCCCGAAGCCTTTGTGGTTGTGAGCAACGCTTCAGAAGTGCTTGGCCAGGGATTTGAGAATCAGGGTAACTCTGTGTAA
- a CDS encoding S41 family peptidase — MKKNIKVTAAILVTAAAAGTGGAAVGASVWGGDSGASSSALSESGSDSGAQNVSEEDLNKISSVYDLIDSEYMREVDDDALVQGAIEGMIGELDDPHSSYMSESTAQEFTQSLDSSFEGIGAEVNKSGNAVTIVSPIDDSPAEAAGLQPNDDILEINGESTENLELNEAVLKIRGEKGTNVNLTVQRGSSEPFNVEVERDEIPIETVEGEVIEQDGESIGYLNISSFSENTANEFETQLEQVESENIDGLVIDVRGNPGGYLNAVEDIGSMIIPGGEPIVEIEDHEGTISEVTSSLEENKDYPVVGVVDQGSVSASEILAAAMKEAGNFELVGQTTYGKGTVQQVMELDDGSDVKLSVSKWLTPEENWINEEGVEPTIEQEQPDYFQASILSIDEALEPDTTGENIATAQTLLKGAGFDPGREDGYYSEETEAAVQDFQEEQKDLEATGTLTPETADALNDLVLEKVQNRDNDKQLQRALDTVTEQ, encoded by the coding sequence ATGAAGAAAAACATCAAAGTGACGGCAGCAATTCTGGTCACAGCAGCGGCAGCCGGGACCGGGGGTGCAGCCGTAGGTGCTTCTGTCTGGGGAGGAGATTCGGGAGCGTCCTCCTCCGCCTTGTCCGAATCCGGTTCGGACAGTGGAGCGCAAAACGTGTCAGAAGAGGACTTAAACAAAATCAGTTCAGTGTATGATCTGATTGACTCCGAATACATGAGAGAAGTGGACGATGATGCGTTGGTGCAGGGGGCAATCGAAGGAATGATCGGAGAACTCGATGACCCTCACTCCAGCTACATGAGCGAAAGCACAGCACAGGAATTCACGCAGTCGCTGGATTCGTCCTTTGAAGGCATCGGAGCTGAAGTAAATAAATCCGGGAACGCAGTAACGATCGTTTCTCCAATTGACGATTCCCCGGCAGAAGCCGCCGGCCTGCAGCCGAATGATGATATTTTGGAAATTAACGGAGAAAGCACAGAAAACCTTGAACTTAATGAGGCAGTTCTGAAAATCCGGGGAGAAAAAGGAACGAATGTAAATCTCACTGTCCAGCGTGGAAGCAGCGAGCCCTTTAATGTTGAAGTGGAGCGCGATGAAATTCCGATCGAAACCGTAGAGGGTGAAGTGATCGAGCAGGATGGCGAAAGCATCGGTTATCTGAATATATCGTCATTTTCTGAAAATACAGCCAATGAGTTCGAAACCCAGCTCGAGCAGGTGGAGAGTGAAAACATTGACGGACTGGTGATTGATGTCCGGGGAAATCCGGGCGGTTATTTGAATGCGGTGGAGGATATCGGCAGCATGATTATTCCTGGCGGAGAGCCGATAGTTGAAATTGAAGACCATGAAGGTACGATTTCAGAAGTGACTTCTTCTTTAGAGGAGAACAAGGATTATCCGGTAGTTGGCGTGGTTGATCAGGGAAGTGTATCTGCTTCTGAAATTCTGGCAGCTGCAATGAAGGAGGCCGGAAACTTTGAGCTGGTAGGGCAGACAACCTATGGCAAAGGAACGGTTCAGCAGGTGATGGAGCTAGATGATGGAAGTGACGTGAAGCTCTCTGTCTCTAAATGGCTGACGCCGGAAGAAAACTGGATTAATGAAGAAGGCGTGGAACCGACCATTGAGCAGGAGCAGCCCGATTATTTCCAGGCATCTATTTTATCCATTGATGAAGCCCTGGAGCCGGATACGACGGGTGAAAATATTGCCACTGCACAGACGCTCTTAAAAGGAGCCGGATTCGATCCGGGACGTGAGGACGGGTACTACAGCGAAGAAACAGAAGCGGCAGTACAGGATTTCCAGGAGGAACAGAAGGATCTGGAAGCCACTGGGACGCTGACGCCGGAAACAGCAGACGCGCTGAATGATTTAGTGCTTGAAAAAGTCCAGAACAGAGACAATGACAAGCAGCTGCAGCGCGCGCTTGATACAGTCACAGAACAATAA
- a CDS encoding PDZ domain-containing protein, giving the protein MQGIIGEIGPALAWFFLNPLTYIMIAAMLMIGYLRVKRERKMFHAKMYPMLMELTMSVIPAIVIAAFVSVITIVTGISLPLGAVLLAMVISALLAVSGLHRWLTALHVWGTAFLAALALDAAGITVPFFSAGAWLGNGFDAFSLMVWLAVLTLAEGILIVWNGTRFFSPLRTVSRRGKPIGGQITHRIWMLPVFLFIPGSAVEAGGWWPLLPGGAAFSLLLLPAVIGIRMKTFDRLASVQVRLAGWWVVRIAILAGAGAALAYFYSGWIIPVIAAVLILLREWVTIAAGSSAKSNFLYTLRGDGISVLAVLPESPADRMHIKAGEVIRRVNSEKVYDEASLYRAVQKNSAYCRLDVEDINGELRQAQAALYSNQHHQLGILMINKERTAPESIHTAQ; this is encoded by the coding sequence ATGCAGGGAATAATCGGTGAAATTGGTCCTGCGTTAGCGTGGTTTTTTCTGAACCCGCTGACTTACATAATGATAGCAGCCATGCTTATGATTGGTTATCTTCGGGTGAAAAGAGAACGAAAAATGTTTCATGCAAAAATGTATCCAATGCTGATGGAATTAACAATGAGTGTTATTCCGGCGATAGTAATCGCTGCTTTTGTCTCGGTCATCACCATTGTTACGGGCATTTCACTGCCTCTTGGAGCAGTCCTGCTTGCGATGGTGATCAGTGCCCTGCTGGCAGTGTCAGGCCTGCACCGCTGGCTGACCGCTCTGCACGTATGGGGTACGGCATTTTTAGCCGCTCTGGCACTTGATGCTGCCGGGATCACAGTACCGTTTTTCTCTGCCGGAGCCTGGCTCGGAAACGGCTTTGATGCTTTTTCTCTGATGGTCTGGCTCGCAGTGCTCACGCTCGCGGAAGGAATACTGATTGTCTGGAACGGTACAAGGTTTTTTTCTCCCCTTCGGACGGTCAGCCGCCGCGGCAAGCCAATTGGCGGCCAGATTACGCACCGTATCTGGATGCTCCCGGTATTTCTGTTTATCCCGGGAAGTGCTGTTGAAGCGGGAGGCTGGTGGCCGCTCCTTCCGGGCGGAGCTGCTTTTTCCCTTCTTTTGCTTCCGGCAGTGATCGGCATACGTATGAAAACCTTCGACCGTCTGGCGTCTGTACAGGTGCGGTTGGCCGGCTGGTGGGTCGTGCGGATCGCTATTCTTGCCGGCGCTGGTGCAGCACTTGCCTATTTTTACAGTGGATGGATTATTCCAGTAATTGCGGCTGTCCTGATTTTGCTGCGGGAATGGGTAACCATTGCGGCCGGCAGTTCAGCTAAAAGCAATTTTCTTTATACGCTCCGCGGCGACGGAATATCCGTACTCGCTGTTCTGCCGGAGTCGCCGGCAGACCGGATGCATATTAAAGCAGGTGAAGTCATCCGGCGGGTGAACAGCGAAAAGGTATATGATGAAGCGAGCCTCTACCGGGCAGTGCAGAAAAATTCCGCCTACTGCCGGCTGGACGTGGAGGATATTAACGGAGAGCTCCGCCAGGCGCAGGCAGCGCTTTACAGCAATCAGCACCATCAGCTTGGAATATTAATGATCAATAAAGAACGAACGGCCCCGGAAAGCATCCATACGGCCCAGTAA
- the uvrB gene encoding excinuclease ABC subunit UvrB, which yields MNETFELASRYNPAGDQPQAIEKLVQGLKDGKRYQTLLGATGTGKTFTVSNVLTEVNRPTLVMAHNKTLAGQLYNEFKEMFPNNAVEYFVSYYDYYQPEAYVPQTDQFIEKDASINDEIDKLRHSATSALFEREDVIIVASVSCIYGLGSPEDYRDLMLSLRTGMEIERDQILRKLVDIQYERNDINFVRGTFRVRGDVVEIFPASREEHCIRVEMFGDEIDRITEVDALTGEVIGERSHAAIFPASHFVTREEKMERAIKNIQQELQEQLEKFRANGRELEAQRLEQRTNYDLEMMQEMGFCSGIENYSRHLTFRNPGDAPYTLIDYFPDDFLLVVDESHVTLPQVRGMYNGDQARKQVLVDHGFRLPSAMDNRPLKFDEFEGRINQAMFISATPGPYELEHAPEVIEQIIRPTGLLDPTVEVKPIEGQIDDLIGEIHERREQNERVLVTTLTKKMAEDLTNYLKELGIRVKYLHSDIKTLERIDIIRQLRLGQFDVLVGINLLREGLDIPEVSLIGILDADKEGFLRAERSLIQTMGRAARNDRGHVIMYADKMTRSMDVAISETNRRREIQIAHNEKYGITPKTIQKEIPALIQATVSSEDSSDIDKPALDKMSKTERKKVIDQMEDEMKQAAKDLQFERAAELRDMVLELKAEG from the coding sequence ATGAACGAAACATTTGAACTGGCGAGTAGATATAATCCGGCCGGCGACCAGCCGCAGGCGATTGAAAAGCTGGTTCAAGGGTTAAAGGACGGAAAAAGATACCAGACGCTGCTTGGGGCGACAGGGACCGGGAAAACGTTTACAGTATCCAATGTGTTAACAGAAGTAAACCGGCCGACGCTTGTTATGGCGCACAATAAGACGCTTGCCGGGCAGTTATATAATGAATTTAAAGAAATGTTTCCAAATAATGCAGTAGAATATTTTGTGAGCTATTACGACTACTATCAGCCGGAGGCCTACGTACCGCAGACAGACCAGTTTATCGAAAAAGACGCGAGCATTAATGATGAAATTGACAAACTAAGGCACTCGGCGACGAGCGCCTTATTTGAGCGGGAAGACGTTATTATCGTGGCCAGCGTTTCCTGCATTTATGGTCTCGGCTCGCCGGAGGATTACAGGGATCTGATGCTGTCACTCCGGACGGGTATGGAGATCGAACGGGATCAGATTCTCCGGAAGCTCGTGGACATTCAATACGAGCGCAACGACATTAATTTCGTGCGCGGAACGTTTCGCGTGCGCGGTGACGTGGTCGAAATTTTCCCGGCATCAAGAGAAGAGCACTGCATTCGTGTTGAAATGTTTGGCGATGAAATCGACCGGATCACCGAGGTGGACGCTCTGACCGGCGAAGTTATCGGTGAACGTTCACATGCTGCCATTTTCCCGGCATCCCACTTTGTGACGAGGGAAGAAAAAATGGAGCGGGCCATTAAAAATATTCAGCAGGAGCTTCAGGAGCAGCTTGAAAAGTTCCGGGCAAACGGCCGGGAGCTTGAAGCGCAGCGGCTTGAGCAGCGAACCAATTACGACCTCGAAATGATGCAGGAGATGGGCTTTTGCTCCGGGATTGAAAACTATTCGAGGCATCTGACCTTCCGGAATCCCGGAGATGCGCCGTATACATTGATTGACTATTTTCCGGATGATTTTTTACTCGTGGTGGATGAGTCCCACGTTACGCTTCCGCAGGTGCGCGGCATGTACAACGGGGACCAGGCCAGAAAGCAGGTGCTCGTGGACCACGGCTTCCGGCTTCCGTCCGCGATGGACAACCGTCCGTTGAAATTTGATGAATTTGAAGGGCGGATCAACCAGGCGATGTTTATTTCCGCAACGCCGGGTCCGTATGAGCTCGAGCACGCTCCGGAAGTCATTGAACAGATTATCCGGCCGACCGGGCTGCTCGACCCGACAGTGGAAGTGAAGCCGATTGAAGGACAAATCGATGACTTGATTGGGGAAATCCATGAGCGGCGGGAGCAAAATGAGCGGGTGCTCGTGACGACGCTCACGAAGAAAATGGCAGAGGATTTGACCAACTATTTAAAAGAGCTCGGTATCCGGGTAAAGTATCTGCACTCGGACATTAAAACGCTCGAGAGGATCGACATCATCCGCCAGCTCCGCCTAGGCCAGTTTGACGTTCTGGTCGGCATCAATCTTCTCCGGGAAGGGCTGGATATTCCGGAAGTGTCACTGATTGGCATTCTGGATGCAGATAAGGAAGGCTTTCTGCGCGCGGAGCGCTCCCTTATCCAGACAATGGGGCGTGCTGCCCGGAACGACCGCGGGCATGTTATTATGTACGCAGACAAAATGACGCGTTCGATGGACGTGGCTATCAGTGAAACGAACCGCCGCCGCGAGATCCAAATAGCGCATAACGAAAAATACGGCATTACACCGAAAACGATCCAAAAAGAAATCCCTGCCCTCATTCAGGCAACGGTCAGCTCAGAGGATTCATCCGATATTGATAAACCAGCTCTTGATAAAATGAGCAAGACGGAGCGGAAAAAAGTAATTGACCAAATGGAAGACGAAATGAAACAGGCAGCCAAAGACCTGCAGTTTGAACGCGCAGCGGAACTGCGCGATATGGTATTAGAACTTAAAGCGGAAGGATGA